A single window of Bufo bufo chromosome 10, aBufBuf1.1, whole genome shotgun sequence DNA harbors:
- the LOC120981055 gene encoding 3-galactosyl-N-acetylglucosaminide 4-alpha-L-fucosyltransferase FUT3-like — protein MMSSNQSLLIILLWTWPSGHIFPLNQCPASVDSSGCFFTVNRSMYSMANAVVIHHRDVSRSKSLLPLVPRPSYQYWIWFSLESPSNLRSLTIMDNSINMTMSYRVDSDIFTPYGWLEKHNERENFTIPQKTRLVAWVISNWNTKHRRFSYYQELNQHIQIDLYGKRHLPLPRNLQLQTLSKYKFYLAFENSIHEDYITEKLWSNSFVAGTVPVVMGPPRENYERFIPPDSFIHVDDFSSSQELASYLLSLDKDDQKYQKYFKWRSSYQPVKPRKTWVTEYCKICKALKEAPLYRTIPSIAEWFK, from the coding sequence ATGATGTCATCAAATCAATCATTGCTGATTATCCTTCTTTGGACATGGCCTTCAGGACATATTTTCCCTCTAAATCAGTGTCCAGCATCAGTTGATTCATCTGGCTGTTTCTTTACAGTAAACCGCAGTATGTATTCAATGGCTAATGCTGTTGTAATTCATCACAGAGATGTTTCTAGATCAAAATCCCTATTACCACTGGTGCCAAGGCCTTCCTATCAGTACTGGATTTGGTTTAGCCTGGAATCACCATCAAATCTCAGAAGTCTGACCATCATGGACAATAGCATAAATATGACCATGTCGTACAGGGTGGATTCTGACATCTTCACTCCCTATGGATGGCTGGAAAAGCATAATGAAAGGGAAAACTTTACTATTCCTCAGAAGACCCGGCTGGTTGCTTGGGTAATAAGTAACTGGAACACAAAACACAGGAGATTTAGTTATTATCAGGAGTTAAATCAGCATATCCAAATAGACCTTTATGGAAAGCGGCACTTACCTCTTCCAAGAAACCTACAATTACAAACTCTCTCCAAATATAAATTTTACCTTGCTTTCGAGAATTCAATTCACGAAGACTATATAACAGAAAAACTCTGGAGCAATTCATTTGTTGCAGGAACTGTTCCAGTTGTAATGGGTCCTCCACGTGAAAACTATGAACGTTTCATCCCACCAGACTCCTTTATTCATGTAGACGATTTTTCTAGTTCTCAAGAACTAGCATCTTACCTCCTTAGCCTGGACAAAGATGACCAAAAATATCAGAAGTATTTTAAGTGGCGATCTAGCTATCAGCCAGTAAAACCAAGGAAAACTTGGGTAACTGAATATTGTAAAATATGTAAGGCACTTAAAGAAGCCCCATTATATAGAACAATTCCAAGTATTGCTGAATGGTTCAAATAG